In Perognathus longimembris pacificus isolate PPM17 chromosome 3, ASM2315922v1, whole genome shotgun sequence, a single window of DNA contains:
- the Gtpbp3 gene encoding tRNA modification GTPase GTPBP3, mitochondrial, with protein sequence MTRRSGRSPPPDLKLPEKHGRCLSLPEPMWRALWARAARGPGSRKAHFPGVSRPLRAQSPSAPGRGLLSRAGLSTAALASGSTIFALSSGQGRCGVAVIRTSGPASSHALRSLSAPRDLPPARSARLRRLSDPRSGEPLDHALVLWFPGPQSFTGEDCVEFHVHGGPAVVSGVLQALGNVPGLRPAEAGEFTRRAFAHGKLSLTEVEGLADLIHAETEAQRRQALRQLDGQLGQLCHSWAEILTKALAHVEAYIDFGEDDNLEEGVLEQVDRDLQALEAALGTHLQDARRGQRLRSGAHVVVAGPPNAGKSSLVNLLSQKPVSIVSPEPGTTRDVLESPVDLAGFPVLLSDTAGLREGVGPVEQEGVRRAHERLKQADLILAVLDASDLASPQSRCFLDSIITPFRAQSPTGSSQRLLLVLNKSDLLPEGPGPCPALPPYLLLSCLTGEGLGCLLEALKRELAAVCGDPSTGPPLLTRARHHYHLQGCLGALGCYRQAGDLALAAEALRVARRHLAHLTGGGGTEEILDVIFRDFCVGK encoded by the exons ATGACGCGGAGGAGCGGGCGGAGTCCTCCGCCAGACTTGAAGCTTCCGGAGAAGCACGGCCGGTGCTTGTCGCTTCCTGAACCCATGTGGCGGGCACTGTGGGCCCGGGCGGCCCGTGGGCCAGGCAG CCGTAAAGCCCACTTCCCGGGCGTCTCCCGGCCGCTGAGAGCCCAGAGCCCGTCCGCCCCGGGACGCGGCCTCCTCTCCCGCGCGGGGCTGAGCACCGCGGCCCTGGCCTCCGGCTCCACCATCTTCGCGCTGAGCTCCGGCCAAGGCCGCTGCGGCGTCGCGGTGATCCGGACCAGCGGTCCCGCCAGCAGCCACGCCCTCCGGAGCCTCTCGGCGCCCCGGGACCTGCCCCCTGCCCGGAGCGCCCGGCTGCGCCGGCTCAGCGACCCACGCTCCGGCGAGCCGCTGGACCACGCGCTCGTGCTCTGGTTCCCAG GTCCCCAGAGCTTCACGGGTGAGGACTGCGTGGAGTTTCACGTGCATGGAGGACCGGCGGTGGTGAGCGGCGTCCTGCAGGCCCTGG GCAATGTACCAGGGCTGCggccagcagaggcaggagagTTCACCAGACGGGCGTTTGCCCACGGCAAGCTGAGCCTGACTGAGGTGGAGGGGCTGGCGGATCTGATCCAtgcagaaactgaggcacaacgGCGACAAGCCCTGAGGCAGCTGGATGGGCAGTTGGGCCAACTCTGCCACAGCTGGGCAGAGATCCTCACCAAG GCTCTGGCCCATGTAGAGGCCTACATCGACTTCGGGGAGGATGACAACCTGGAGGAGGGTGTGCTGGAGCAAG TGGACAGGGACCTGCAGGCTCTGGAGGCAGCACTGGGCACTCATCTACAAGATGCCAGGCGTGGGCAGAGGCTGCGCTCAGGGGCTCATGTGGTGGTTGCTGGACCTCCCAACGCTGGCAAGAGCAGCCTGGTGAACCTGCTTA gccAGAAGCCTGTGTCCATCGTGTCCCCAGAGCCAGGAACCACACGTGATGTGCTGGAGAGCCCCGTGGACCTGGCTGGATTCCCTGTGTTGCTGAGTGACACGGCAGGGTTGCGGGAAGGTGTGGGGCCTGTGGAGCAGGAGGGTGTCAGACGTGCTCATGAGAG GTTAAAGCAAGCTGACCTCATATTGGCCGTGCTGGATGCCTCAGACCTGGCTTCTCCCCAGAGCCGCTGTTTTCTGGACAGCATCATAACCCCCttcagagcccagagccccacTGGCAGCAGCCAGCGCCTCCTGTTGGTTCTGAACAAATCTGACCTGCTACCCGAGGGCCCAGGTCCCTGTCCTGCCCTGCCTCCCTATCTGCTGCTGTCCTGCCTGACAGGAGAAGGTCTAGGCTGCCTCCTGGAAGCTCTGAAGAGGGAGCTGGCTGCCGT GTGCGGGGATCCGTCCACGGGCCCACCACTGCTCACTCGGGCCAGGCACCACTACCACCTGCAGGGCTGCCTGGGGGCACTGGGCTGCTATCGGCAGGCGGGAGACCTGGCCCTGGCAGCCGAGGCTCTACGCGTGGCCCGGAGGCACCTGGCCCACCTCACCGGCGGCGGGGGCACCGAGGAGATCCTGGATGTTATCTTCAGGGACTTCTGTGTGGGCAAGTGA